From Methylococcus capsulatus:
GGGCGCAAGGTTTGGATCGACACAGAGTCCCATCTGCCACTCCGTTTCGAACTGCTCGACGAAAACGGCAAGCCGATCGAGCAGATGGTGTTCACTTCCCTGGAAGTATCCAGTGATGCGCCGGGTCTGGAGGTGGCGCCGGCAGCGGCTTCCGACAGCTACTCGGAACAATCGTCGAAGCGGGAAATCATACCCATCGAGGCGATGGACTGGAGTCTGGACACTGTTCCTGTGGGGTTCAGGATCAGCGGTTACAGCCGCGTCCAACATCCTCCGCTGAAGCATCCCATCGAACATATATTGTTGAGCGACGGGCTTTCATCTGTTTCAATCTATGTCGACGAACCGAAGGATGAGCCCTTCCTGGAAAAACCGAATAAAATTGGCGCCGTGAATGCCTATGCCCGGAAGATCGACGGCTTCGTCGTGACTGTGATGGGTGAGGTTCCGCCCAAGACGGTTCATATGATCGCCAATGGAATCCGGCACCAGAAATCCAAAGAATGAATGTGACGTGAATGATTGAGGAAGAGGCTATGGTCACCGAGGTCGAAGAACACTCGATCTGGGTGGAAAAGGTTCAGAAATCGGCGTGCGGAAGCTGCGCCCAGGGTTGCAGCACTTCCCTGGTGGCGAGGCTGTTTGACAGCAAGCCCCTGCGCCTACGGGTCGCCACGGAGGCTCCAGTGTCGCCGGGGGACCGCGTCATCATCGGGGTGGAAGAAGGCGCTCTGCTCGCGGGCTCTTTCCGGATGTATCTGTTGCCTCTGTTTTCGCTGCTCGGCGGTGCCTTGCTGGGTAAGCAGCTGGCCGAGCACGGGTTGTTCGTTTCGGCCGATGTCGGGTCGATCGTCGGAGGACTGCTCGGTCTGGGACTGACGTTCGTATTGCTCAAATATCGTCCCGGCCTCCAAAGGCAGGGTCTTCATCCGGTATACATTCG
This genomic window contains:
- a CDS encoding MucB/RseB C-terminal domain-containing protein, which encodes MFRVRVIAAALGAAVAFEHPQPSLADDAPQTLGGRAGVEWLTGMRDAMSRLNYRGLVAYLKDEKVNSMEFVHGMSNGIEHERLTSLNSPMREIVRDGDRVRFFFPETKSVMTERVPLNRSFLVDLPESFVGLCDYYAFLVGDQEYVAQRHAQAIEIVPVDDYRYGRKVWIDTESHLPLRFELLDENGKPIEQMVFTSLEVSSDAPGLEVAPAAASDSYSEQSSKREIIPIEAMDWSLDTVPVGFRISGYSRVQHPPLKHPIEHILLSDGLSSVSIYVDEPKDEPFLEKPNKIGAVNAYARKIDGFVVTVMGEVPPKTVHMIANGIRHQKSKE
- a CDS encoding SoxR reducing system RseC family protein yields the protein MIEEEAMVTEVEEHSIWVEKVQKSACGSCAQGCSTSLVARLFDSKPLRLRVATEAPVSPGDRVIIGVEEGALLAGSFRMYLLPLFSLLGGALLGKQLAEHGLFVSADVGSIVGGLLGLGLTFVLLKYRPGLQRQGLHPVYIRRISR